The sequence below is a genomic window from Streptomyces sp. V1I1.
CCACGAGCTGACCGTGGACCGCTTCCGCGCGCTGCTCCCGGAGACTGCCGGGCTGAGAGTCACACGCCATGTCCTGCCGAATCTGCGCGCCCTGAACTTCGTCGTCGAAGGCATCCTCGGCGAAGGCGTCGCCGCGCAGGCCCGGTTCGACCCGCAGGCCAAGGCGCTCGGCGAGTGGCTCCGTTCGCGCTACGTCGACATCCCGGAGGTTCTGCTGTGATCGTGTTCGCCTCGGCCGTCGACCCCGCCGGTCCCGAATTCGCCGCTCGCCGCGACGCCATGCTCGGCAGGCTCGCCGAGCTGGACGCAGAGCACGCCAAAGCACTCGCGGGCGGCGGCGAGAAGTACGTCGCACGGCACCGGGGGCGCGGAAAGCTGCTCGCTCGGGAGCGGATCGAGCTGCTGCTCGACCCCGACACGCCCTTTCTGGAGCTGTCCCCGCTCGCCGCGTGGGGCAGCGACTATCCGGTCGGCGCGTCGATGGTCACCGGCATCGGGGTCGTCGAGGGCGTCGAGTGCCTGATCACGGCGAACGACCCGACCGTGCGGGGCGGTGCGTCCAACCCCTGGACGCTGAAGAAGGCCCTGCGCGCCAATGAGATCGCGTACGCCAACCGGCTGCCCTGTATCTCACTTGTCGAGTCCGGCGGCGCGGATCTGCCGTCCCAGAAGGAGATCTTCATCCCCGGCGGGGCGCTCTTCCGGGACCTCACCCGGCTGTCGGCGGCCGGGATTCCGACGATCGCGGTGGTCTTCGGGAACTCGACGGCGGGCGGGGCGTACGTACCCGGGATGTCTGACCACACCATCATGATCAAGGAACGGTCGAAGGTCTTCCTCGGCGGACCGCCGCTGGTGAAGATGGCGACGGGGGAGGAGAGCGACGACGAGTCGCTCGGCGGCGCGGAGATGCACGCGCGAACGTCGGGCCTCGCCGACTACTTCGCTCTCGACGAGGCGGATGCGCTGCGGCAGGCGCGGCGGGTGGTCGCGCGCCTCAACTGGCGCAAGGCGCACGCCGATCCGTCGCCCGGCGAGCCGCCCAAGTACGACGAGGAGGAACTCCTCGCGATCGTGCCCGAGGATCTGCGCACCCCCTTCGACCCGCGCGAGGTCGTCGCGCGGATCGTCGACGGCTCGGACTTCGACGAGTTCAAGCCGCTGTACGGGCCGAGCCTGGTGACCGGGTGGGCGCGGCTGCACGGCTACCCGGTGGGGGTGCTGGCCAACGCGCAGGGCGTGCTGTTCAGCGAGGAGTCCCAGAAGGCGGCGCAGTTCATCCAGCTCGCCAATCAGCGGGATGTGCCGCTGGTCTTCCTGCACAACACCACCGGCTACATGGTCGGCAAGGAGTACGAGCAGGGCGGCATCATCAAGCACGGCGCGATGATGATCAACGCGGTGTCGAACTCGAAGGTCCCGCATCTGTCAGTGCTGATGGGCGCGTCGTACGGGGCGGGGCACTACGGGATGTGCGGTCGGGCGTACGACCCGAGGTTTCTCTTCGCGTGGCCGAGCGC
It includes:
- a CDS encoding acyl-CoA carboxylase subunit beta, translated to MIVFASAVDPAGPEFAARRDAMLGRLAELDAEHAKALAGGGEKYVARHRGRGKLLARERIELLLDPDTPFLELSPLAAWGSDYPVGASMVTGIGVVEGVECLITANDPTVRGGASNPWTLKKALRANEIAYANRLPCISLVESGGADLPSQKEIFIPGGALFRDLTRLSAAGIPTIAVVFGNSTAGGAYVPGMSDHTIMIKERSKVFLGGPPLVKMATGEESDDESLGGAEMHARTSGLADYFALDEADALRQARRVVARLNWRKAHADPSPGEPPKYDEEELLAIVPEDLRTPFDPREVVARIVDGSDFDEFKPLYGPSLVTGWARLHGYPVGVLANAQGVLFSEESQKAAQFIQLANQRDVPLVFLHNTTGYMVGKEYEQGGIIKHGAMMINAVSNSKVPHLSVLMGASYGAGHYGMCGRAYDPRFLFAWPSAKSAVMGPQQLAGVLSIVARASAAAKGQPYDDEADAGLRAMVEQQIESESLPMFLSGRLYDDGVIDPRDTRTVLGLCLSAIHTAPVEGARGGFGVFRM